AAAAGGTATTGCTGAACTTTCATTCCGACAACAAACAAAATCCTCTGATAACGAACAATTAGTTTCATTCCACGCAGGACATCGTATCAACATGGTACCAGATTTTGCCGAGGCAATCGTACGTAATGTACCTGAAGAATTTGAAATAATATTCAAAGCATACTTAAAAGTAGCTGAATTAGAAGGTTCAATAGAAGATCATGCCAACGGATTTAAACTATCAATTAAAGGACGTTCTGCACATGCAATGGAACCAAATGTTGGTATTAATGCAGCAGTGAAACTTGCTCAATTTTTGAACACGGTCTTCACAACTCCTCAATCTAAAAATTTTACCCAATTTTTGGTAACTGGTTTTGCGAATGAAACGCGCGGTCATGCACTTGATTTAGCATTTACGGATGAGATTTCAGGCGATACAACATTAAATGCAGGCGTTGTTTCATTTGAAGATGGTAAAGGTGGACAAATTGATGTTAGCATGCGTTACTCAGTATCCTATCCATATGAAGAAAAAATTACTGCTTCTAAATTAACAGTAGATAAATTAGGCTTTGAACTAGTTGTAGTGGATGATTCTAAACCTCACTATGTAGATCCACAAGAAGAATTAATCCAAAAACTATCTAAAGTATATGAACGTAATACAGGAGAAAAAGCAGAGCTACTTTCTATTGGTGGCGGTACTTACGCACGTGAATTAACAAAAGGCGTAGCATTTGGTATGTTATTCCCAGGTGAACCGGATCTAGCTCACCAAGCAGATGAATATGTTGTTGTTGAAAATTTAGTAAAAGCTGCAGCTATTTATGCAGATGCAATTGTCGAATTAGGTACAAAAA
This window of the Rummeliibacillus pycnus genome carries:
- the pepV gene encoding dipeptidase PepV — its product is MDWFKQAQDRQNELIGNLQELVQINSVLDESTASDDAPFGEGPKKALDWMLQQGKDQGLKTKLIDNMVGYIEMGEGEELVGILCHVDVVPAGSDWVHPPFGGVVEDGKLFGRGSIDDKGPTMAAWLAMKMVKDAGIELDRRVRMIVGSDEESGFRCVKRYVEKEEMPTLGFAPDADFPIINAEKGIAELSFRQQTKSSDNEQLVSFHAGHRINMVPDFAEAIVRNVPEEFEIIFKAYLKVAELEGSIEDHANGFKLSIKGRSAHAMEPNVGINAAVKLAQFLNTVFTTPQSKNFTQFLVTGFANETRGHALDLAFTDEISGDTTLNAGVVSFEDGKGGQIDVSMRYSVSYPYEEKITASKLTVDKLGFELVVVDDSKPHYVDPQEELIQKLSKVYERNTGEKAELLSIGGGTYARELTKGVAFGMLFPGEPDLAHQADEYVVVENLVKAAAIYADAIVELGTKN